The Streptomyces collinus DNA segment GCCGCTGCTGGCCCGCCAGGACGAGCGCGAGCGCCTGGTGCGCCTGCTCGCCCGTGGCCGCTCCACGCGCCTCACCGGTGCGGCAGGCTCCGGCCGCACCCGCCTCCTCGACCTCGTCGCCGAGGACTGCTCCGACCTCGCCCCCGACGGCGTCGTCCGCCTCAACGGCTTCGGACGCACCGCCGGTGACCTGCTGTACGACCTGTTCCACGCGGTGTACAGCGCCCCCCTGCACCGCCCGGACCGGGACGAACTGCTCACCTACGTCCGTGAGATCGGCGCGGTCGTCGTCCTCGACGACCTGGAGTTCGGCGGCGCCGCGCTCGACGAGCTGCTGGCCGCGACCCCCGAGTGCGCCTTCCTACTCGGCGCCACCCCGGACGTGCCGGCCCCCTCCGCCGGCGCCGGCGTCGAGGAGGTCCCCCTCGGCGGGCTGGAGCGCGCGGCCGGGCTCGACCTGCTGGAACACGCCGTCGGCCGGACCCTCACCGAGGACGAGTCCAACTGGGCGGGCGACCTCTGGTTCGAGTCCGAGGGCCTGCCCCTGCGCTTCGTCCAGGCCGGCGCCCTGCTGCGGCAACGCGACCGGCTGCGCGCCGGCACCAGCGCCGTCGACGAGTTCGGCGTCTTCGAGGACGTGCCCCCGGCCGACCCCGCCGACGCCTACGACCTCGGTGACGACGTGCCGCTGCCCGCGCTCGGCGAGGCCGCCGCGCCCGCGCCGCTGCTCGCCTCCCGGCTGAGCGCCTCCGCCCGCGCCACCCTGCGGTTCGCCGTCGCCCTGGGCGGTGAGGTCCCGCACCAGGCGCATCTGCCCGCCCTGGTCGGCGACACCCACGCGGACGCCGCACTCGGTGAACTGGCCGCCTGCGGCCTGGTCTCCCCGGTCGGCTCCCGCTACCGCCTCGCCGCCGGCGTGCCGGCCCAGCTGGAGGCCGCCGGGTACGCCGACGAGGCCGAGGCCGGAGCCCGCAGCGCCGCCCAGCACTACTCCTGGTGGGCCGGGCACCCCTCGGTCACCCCCGAGCGGGTGTGCGCCGAGGCCGACGCGGTCCTCGCCGCCCTGGCCCTCCTCGGGCCCGCCACCCGCCCGCCCGCCGAGGACGAGGAGAGCGCGGCCGTCCACCTGGCCCGCACCGCCGCCCCCGCGTTCGCCGCAGGGCTGCACTGGAGCGCCTGGGAGCGGGCCCTGCGCTCCGGCGCCGAGGCCGCCCGGCTCGCCGGGGACGTCGGCGAGGAGGCCTACTTCCACCACGAGCTCGGTGTCCTCGCCCTGTGCGGGGGCCAGCTCGACCGGGCCCGTGCCGAACTGGAGGCCTCCATCGGCCTGCGCGGCGCCCTCGCCGACAAGCGCGGGACCGTCGCCGGGCGCCGTGCCCTGGCCCTGGTCGCCGACCGCTCGGGCACACCGATCGGGCTCGGGCCGACCGCGGGGGAGGAGGTGCCCGACGCCCGGGACGAGGAGTCGGCGTCCCCGCCCGGCGGTGTCCCGGCGGCCTTCCCGACGCTCCAGAAGCCGCCCTCCCCGACCCTGGTCACCCACCGCAGCTCGCCCGCGCCCTCGCGCAAGGCGCGCGGCGGCCTCAAGGGCCTGGCCCGGCGCAACCTCGTGGCCGCCGGTGCCGGTGCCCTGCTCGTCGCGGTCCTGGGCACGGTGGTGACGCTCGGCGCCACCTCCGACAAGGATCAGAACCCGCCGTCCGACCAGGTCGGCGTCAACCCGTCCGCCAGCCAGGGCATCAACGACGGCAGCCTCGGCGCCGACCCGGCGGCGAACGACGGCGACGGTGACAACGGCGAGCCGGCCCCCCGAACCACGGACCCGGGCCCCGACGGCACCCTCGGCACGTCGGACGACCCGACGCCGACGGCCTCCCCGAGCGGTTCGCAGGACCCGAGCGGTTCGGCGTCGCCGTCGAAGCCGCCGACGTCCTCGAAGCCGCCCACGTCCAAGCCGCCGACGACGTCGAAGCCGCCGACCTCCAAGCCGCCGACGACGTCGAAGCCGCCGACGTCCGAGCCGCCGACCTCGGAGCCGCCGACGTCCCAGCCGCCCACCTCGGAGCCGCCGACGACCAGCCCGTCCACCTCCGACTCGGCCAGCGGCCCGGCGCCCAGCGCTCCCACCAGCACCACGGCGAGCGCGTCACAGAGTTCCCCGGCCACGCCGAGCGGCTCGGAGACGGTGATCTGACAGCCGTGCACACGGCAGGGCCGGGTCCGTTCCGCGGACCCGGCCCTGTTCGTCTGTTCGTCTTCGGACCGGCTGTCAGAACAGCCGCAGCTTGTCGTCCTCGATGCCCCGCAGCGCGTCGTAGTCGAGGACCTGGCAGCCGATGCCGCGGTCGGTGGCGAGTACGCGGGCCTGGGGCTTGATCTCCTGGGCCGCGAAGACACCGCGCACCGGGGCGAGATGGGGATCGCGGTTCAGCAGCTCCAGATAGCGCGTGAGCTGCTCCACGCCGTCGATCTCACCGCGCCGCTTGATCTCCACCGCGACGGTCTTGCCGTCGGCGTCCCGGCACAGGATGTCGACCGGCCCGATGGCCGTCGGGTACTCGCGGCGGATCAGCGTGTAGCCGTCGCCGAGTGTCTCGATGCGGTCGGCGAGCAGCTCCTGGAGGTGCGCTTCCACGCCGTCCTTGATCAGGCCGGGATCGACGCCCAGTTCGTGCGAGGAGTCGTGGAGGACTTCCTCCATCGTGATGATGAGCTTCTCGCCCGCCTTGTTGACGACGGTCCAGACGCCCTCCTCCTCGCCGGTGCCCTCCTTCAGGGTGCAGGGCGGCGACATCCAGTTCAGGGGCTTGTAGGCCCGGTCGTCGGCGTGGATCGAGACGCTGCCGTCCGCCTTCACCAGGATCAGGCGCGGGGCCGAGGGAAGGTGGGCGGTGAGCCGCCCGGCGTAGTCCACGGAGCAGCGGGCAATGACGAGACGCATGGTCGGCAACGCTACTCGACGGGCGCCTGTCGACGCGATTCGCCCTGGAAAACACATGTTCGGTAATGGCCGATTGTGTGCACGGTGTGCTCAGCGGGAGTGTCTCATCTGCGCATTTTCCTGGTGCCGTCACCGTACGTTGCTTACCGTATGAACGGGAGGTCGCGAGGCGTGTACGCAGCGTGTCCGGTATCGCGAACTCCCCCTGTCTGTCCGGCAACCCCTGCTCAACGGGGGTGCGAGAGGAGAACTCATGTCGCTCGACGTCTCACCGGCCCTACTCGAACAGGCCGAGCGAGGCGAGGTCGACGAAGCGGAATTCGTCGACTGCGTCCGGACCTCCCTGCCTTATGCGTGGGAGATGATCAGCTCACTGGTGGCCCAGCTGAAGGTGGACGGCGGCGCGTTCGCCGACAACCAGACGCCCCCGCCGGACGAGCAGGCACGCGGCCAGCTGCTGCGTGCGCTTGCGAGTGACGCGATACGCGGCGCGCTGCAACGGCACTTCGGTGTGCGGCTGGCTTTCCAGAACTGCCACCGGGTGGCCGTGTTCCCGCTCGACTCCTCGGTCGACGAGAAGCTGGACCGTTTCACCTCGGTCCGCAGTCAGGTGCTGAACCAGTCACCCGAGTTCCGGGACTGCTGACGCGGCGCCGCTTGCTTGCCGCTCCGTACGCGGGAGGTGCAGTTCTGTACCGGAGCGGCAAGCCCCCAGGAAACCACCACGCTCTCAGACGAGTTGGGGGAGCACCTCGGCGCCCAGCCGCCGCACGTTCTCCTCGGTCGCCGCCAGGTCCCCCGAGCCCTCGACGAGCAGTGCGAAGCGCGAGATGCCCGTGCGCTCGCTGGTCGCCGCGAGCCGGTCCGCGCACAGCCGCGGAGTGCCCACCGCGTGCAGCCCGCAGAGCAGTTCGGTGTACGCCAGCGGGTCGCGCATCCGGCGTGTGCGCCCGTCGACCGTGACATGGGCCTCCAGGCCCTGCTTGAGCCAGCCCGGCATCGCCTTCATCAGCGTCTCCGCCGCGTCGACCCGCCGGTCCGCGACCTGGCAGACGCCGGCCGACACATGGGACGCGCCCCGGATCTCCTCCGGCGACCGGCCGCAGGCCCGTGCGTGCTGCCGCCACAGCGCGACCATCTCGGCCTTCTCCTCGTCCCCCACGTGCATCCCGAGCAGCATCGAAAGACCCCGCTCGGCCGCCAGCCGCACACTCGACGGCGAGGTGCAGGCGACGACCAGCTCGGGCCCCGCGGCCTCCGTCAGCGCCTCCGACGGCCGGGGCACCACCGGGACTTCACGGAAGCGGAAGCGCTCCCCGTCGGCCGCCACGGACGACTCGCGCAGCCACCGCACCAGAAGGTCCAGGGACTCCGGGAACCCCTTCTCGTACGCCTCCAGACCCGCGCCGAACACCTCCAGGTCGACCCACGGGCCGCCGCGCCCGACACCGAGCGTGAAACGGCCGCCGCTCGTGTGGTGCAGCAGCGCGGCCTGTTCGCCGAGGGCCACGGGGTGGACGGTGGGCAGGACGCTGACCGCCGTGCCGACCCGGATGCGGCGGGTGCGGCCCAGCAGTAAGGCGGCCAGGGTGACGGCCGACGGGCACGTGCCGTACGGCACGAAGTGGTGCTCGGCAAGCCAGACCGTGTCGAGCCCGGCCTCCTCGGCCACCTCGGCCGAGCGGACCGCGCGGTGCAGCGCCTCTCCCTCGCCCTGACCGGGGAACTGGGCCGCCAACACGAAACTTCCAACGCGCATTGCTTTCCTGCTTCCTTGGCTCCGACGCGGAGCTCCCCCACAGCGCATAACCGTCTGACACGTGCCGAGGACACGGCCGGGCGGAGTATTTTGCGGATTGTCTGCAGAATGGGGCATTCCACCGGGAGCCCGGGGGAGAGCGCCCGGGGCCGGCTCGCCGCGCCCGCGGAGGACTTGTGGCGATTGGTGGCGTACGTCTACCCCTGTGCGCGCCGCGTAGGCTGGATGCGGTCCGTGCTTCCTGTATAGCTCCGAGAGGTGTCCCGTGTCCCCGCGTCGCAACCGACCCAAGGGCGCCGCTTCGTCCGGCCGGAGCGTCGAGGACGACCGCCCCGGCCGCTACGGCGGCTGGCAGTCCTCGGAGAACTGGCAGGGCGAGAACTGGAGTGTGCGGCAAGTGGCCGGCGCGAGCGCGCAGGGCAAGTCGTACCGCTGCCCCGGCTGCGACCAGATGATCCCGGACGGGGTGCCGCACGTGGTGGCCTGGGCGGAGCACACGGGCGTCGACGACCGCAGACACTGGCACAAGGCCTGCTGGAACGCGCGGGACCGCCGCACCCCGGGGGTGCAGCGGTCCCGTAACGCGCCGAAGTTCTGAGCGGACTCAGACGTCCCGCTTCTCCAGCAGCGCGAAGGCGCCGGCGAACGCGACGGCCGTGGCGCCGAGGATGATCCACAGCGGGTCCCAGCCGGACGGGCCGGACTGGCTGGCCGAGTTGAGGGAGTTGGCGTAGAAGACGCTCAGCTGGCTCGGGATCGAGTACTCGAACAGGGCGTCGCGCACGCCCTGCAGGGACTCCGAGAACATGAACAGCGCGATCACCAGCGGGGCCAGCACGGCGCCGATCATGATCGTGATGGCGCCGGCCGAGTGCCGGATGATCGAGCCGACCAGGAGCGAGAACAGGCCCAGCAGCGCGATGTAGAGCGAGATGCCGACCGTGCCCTTCAGCCAGTCACCGCCGGACGGCGACTTGGCGCCGTCGCCCTCCAGCATCGCCACGTGCAGGAAGGCGACGAGGGAGCAGGCCACCAGCGTCACCACGAAGGCGACCAGGAAGAACACGATGGCCTTCGCCGCCAGCACGCGTCCGCGGCTCGGGCAGGCGACCATCGTGGTGCGGATCATGCCGGTGCCGTACTCCGAGGCCGTGGTCAGCACGCCCAGCGTGATGATGCACATGCTGCCCAGCAGCAGCCCGAAGAAGCCCAGGCCGAGAGGGCTCTCGCCGTCCAGGGCCGGGTCGGAGTTGGCCACCACCACGCCGGTCAGCAGACCGATGCCGACGACGAGCAGGACGAACACGCCGAGCGTCCACATCGTGGAGCGCACCGACCTGATCTTCGTCCACTCGGAGGCGATGGCGTTGCCGAGGTGCGTGCGTACGACCGGGATCGGCGAGGTGTAGCCGGGGCTGCCGGCGTACGGGGCGGAACCGGGCGCCGCCTGCCAGGCGGGCGCGGCCTGCGGCATCTGGGACTGGGGGCTGCTCATCGGGCGTCCTCGGGCTTGGTCAGGTCGGAGGTCGGGGCGGCGGCGGGCGCCGGCGGCGCCGGGGCGGGCTGCGCGGGGGCCGAGGCGGCCGGCTGGGCGGCGGGGGCCGCGGGAGCCTGCGGTGCGGGCTGTGGGGTGTCCTGAGGCGCCTCAGGCGCGGGCTGGGCGTACGGGTTGGGCGTTCCCGCGCCAGGGGAGTTCGGAGCGACGCTGGGAGCCCCCGGGGCGCCGTACGGGCCCGCCGGAGCCTGACCGGGTGCGCCCGCCGGCGAAGCCGGGAACGGCTGGCCGCCCTGCTGGGGCGGCGGCGGGGCGTACCAGCCCGGCTGGCCCTGACCGGGCACCGGCATCGGCGGCTGCGCGCCGGGCGGCAGCGGCTGCTGGAGCCCTGCCTTCTGGTCGATCGTCGAGCGGTAGTCGACGGCGCCCTGCGTCATCCGCATGTACGCCTCCTCCAGGGAGGCCTGGTGCGGCGACAGTTCCCACAGCCGTACGTCGTGGTCGTGCGCGATGTCGCTGATGCGCGGCAGGGGCAGCCCCGTCACGCGCAGGGCGCCGTCTTGCTCGGGCAGCACGTGGCCGCCCGACTCGGTCAGCGCGGCCGACAGCTTCTCGCGCTGCTGCGGCTCGGTGTCGGGCGTGCGCACCCGCGCGAAGTCCGCGGAGTTCGCCGAGATGAAGTCGGTCACGCTCATGTCGGCGAGCAGCTGACCACGCCCGATGACGATGAGATGGTCGGCGGTCAGCGCCATCTCGCTCATCAGGTGGGAGGAGACGAAGACCGTACGGCCCTCCGCCGCCAGCGCCTTCATCAGGTTGCGCACCCAGAGGATGCCCTCCGGGTCGAGGCCGTTGACCGGCTCGTCGAACAGCAGCACCTGCGGGTCGCCGAGCAGCGCGGCGGCGATGCCCAGCCGCTGCCCCATGCCGAGGGAGAAGCCCTTGGACCGCTTCTTGGCCACGTCCTGCAGACCGACGACCCCGAGCACCTCGTCCACCCGGCGGGCCGGGATGCCCGACAGCTGGGCCAGGGAGAGCAGGTGATTGCGGGCGGACCGGCCGCCGTGCACCGCCTTGGCGTCCAGCAGGGCACCGACCTGGCGGGCGGCGTTGGGCAGCCTGCGGTACGGATAGCCGCCGATCGTCACCTGCCCGGCCGTCGGATTGTCCAGGCCGAGGATCATCCGCATCGTCGTGGACTTGCCCGAGCCGTTCGGTCCGAGGAAGCCGGTGACGGCCCCGGGCCGCACCTGGAAGGAAAGGTTGTACACAGCGGTCTTGTCGCCGTAGCGCTTCGTCAGGCCGACTGCTTCGATCATGCTCCGCACCCATCGCAAGGTTCAGGACAGCGGGGCACACGCCCCCGTAAGGGTTAGGAGGATATCGAGGCGCTGACGGTTCCACCCAAGAGGAGGTAAAAGGTCAGGCCAAGCCCGTCCCTCTAGGCATCGCGCTTCTTCAGCAGCACATAACCGCCGACGAGCGCCGCGAGCACCCACAGCCCCATGATCCCCAGGCCGCCCCATGGCCCGTACGGAGTGTCGTCGTCGATCGGCGTGACGACCTGCATGATCTTGCTGCCGGCCTGGTCGGGAAGGAACCGGCCGACCTTCTTCGTCGCGTCGACATTGCCCAGGATGTTGGAGATCAGGAAGAAGAACGGCATCAGGATGCCCAGCGACAGCATCGGCGAGCGCAGCATCGCGGCGACGCCCATGGAGAACATCGCGATCAGCGCCATGTAGAGGCCCCCGCCGAACACGGCCCGCAGCACCCCCGGGTCCCCGATCTCCGCCCGGTGCGAGCCCAGCATCGCCTGCCCCAGGAAGAAGGCGGCGAAGCTGGTGACGAGCCCGACCAGCAGGGCGAGCCCACCGGCCACCGCGATCTTGCTGAACAGGAAGGCGCCGCGCTGCGGCACCGCGGCCAGCGAGCTGCGGATCATGCCGGTGCTGTACTCGTTCGACACGACCAGCACCCCGAAGACGATCATCGCGAGCTGACCGAGACTCATCCCCGCGAAGCTGATGAACGTCGGGTCGAACTCCGCCCGGTCCTGCGCGTTCATCGAGTCGAACTCGTTCTTCGACAACGCCGAGATCAGCATGCCGAGGGCGACCGTCACGACCACCACCAGTGAGAGGGTCCAGACCGTGGACGCCACCGACCGGATCTTGGTCCACTCCGACCGTACGACCTGCGTCGTCGCCATGCTCAGCCCCTCTTCCAGCCGTCGCCCCACTGCTGCCGCGCCGGCTCGGAGCCCGTCGCGCCCGTCCCGCTGTGAGCGTGGTACTCCACCGACTCCGCGGTCAGCTGCATGAACGCCTCCTCCAGCGAGGCCTGTTGCGGGCTCAGCTCGTGCAGCGTGATCCGGTGCTGCGCCGCCAGCTCACCGATCTGCTCGGCCTTGCCGCCGTCCACCTCCAGCACCCCGTCCCCGCTCTCCACGGCCACGACCCCGGCCTGGTGCAGCACGTCGAGCAGCCGCTCCCGCTGCGGGCTGCGGACCCGGACGTACGAGCGTGAGTTGCGGGCGATGAAGTCCGCCATGGAGGTGTCCGCGAGCAGCCGGCCCTGCCCGATGACGACGAGGTGCTCTGCCGTCAGGGCCATCTCGCTCATCAGGTGGGAGGAGACGAACACGGTCCGTCCCTGCGAGGCGAGCGACTTCATCAAGGTGCGGATCCAGTGGATGCCCTCGGGGTCGAGGCCGTTGACCGGCTCGTCGAACATCAGGATCCGCGGATCGCCGAGCAGCGCGGCAGCGATGCCGAGCCGCTGCCCCATGCCCATCGAGAAGCCCTTGGTCTTCTTCTTCGCGACCGCCGTCAGCCCGACCGTCTCCAGCACGTCCCGCACCCTGCCGCTCGGAATGCCGTTGCTCTGCGCGAGGCACAGCAGATGGTTGTAGGCGGTACGCCCGCCGTGCCAGGCCTTGGCCTCCAGCAGGGCGCCGATGTACGTCAGCGGGTCCTTGAGCTGCTGATAGTGCTTGCCGTCGATACGGACGTCGCCGGCGGTCGGGTGGTCGAGCCCCAGGATCATCCGCATGGTCGTCGACTTGCCCGCGCCGTTCGGCCCGAGGAAGCCGGTGACGATGCCCGGTCTCACGGTGAACGACAGGTTGTTGACCGCCACCTTCTCGCCGTACCGCTTGGTCAGCCCCTCCAGCTCAATCATGCCCGCCACGCTAGAACGGGACAAAGCCCTCTGCCACCCGAGCGGCAGAGGGCTTTGCGGAGATTCAGCCTCCGTATGCCCGCGTGTTACCGGGACTGCTGGGCCGGGACCCCACGGGAGATCGGCTCGTCCTCGGCCGGCGTGCCGGCGGCGGCCACCGCGGCGCCCGTGAGCGTCGCGAGCATCTCGCGGACGTTCGTCAGCTGGGCGTTGATGCTGTCGCGGCGGTTGGTGAGGGCGGCCAGCTCGCGCTCGGATTCCGAACGGATGCGGTCGGCCTTGGCGTTGGCGTCGGCCACGATGTCCTCGGCCTGGCGCTGGGCCGTCTCCACCGTCTGGCGGGCGCGGCGCTCGGCGTCCGTGCGCAGCTTCTCGGCCTCCAGGCGCAGCTGCTCCGCGCGGTGCTCGATCTCGGCCAGGCGCTTCTCGGCCTTGGCCTGACGGGAGGCCAGGTCGCGCTCGGACTGCTCGCGGCGCTTGGCGAGGTTCGTCTCGAAGTCGGCGGCGGCCTGCGCGGCCTTCGCACGGGTCTCCTCGAAGAGGGCGTCCGCCTCCTCGCGCTTGGACTGCGCGTCCTTCTGCGCCTCGGAACGCAGCTGGGCGGCGTCACTCTTGGCCTTCTCGACGATCCGCAGGCCCTCGTCCTCGGCCTTCGCCTTGCGCTCCGCCGAGTACGACTCGGCGTCGTTGCGCACCTGCTGGGCCGCCGACTCGGCGAGCTCGCGGTGCTGCTCGGCCGCGCGCCGGGCCTCCTCCCGCAGGTCCTTCGCCTCTTCCTCGGCGAGGCGGAGGATCTTCTCCACGCGCGCACCGAGACCCGCGTACGACGGCTCGGCGTCGGTGATCTGGGCCTGGGCGTTCTGCGTCTCGAGGTGGAGCTCTTCGATGCGCTTTTCCAGAGCGGTGATGCGGGCGAGAGCGCTGTCACGGTCGGAGACGAGCTTGGAGATACGTTCGTCCACCTGAGCGCGGTCGTATCCACGCCGCACAAGCTCGAAGCCGTAGGGGGAAGTGTCGCTCATGGGGTTCCTGTCGAATGAGACCGGTGAGGTGATAGGTGGAATCCTAGGGGCCGAAACGGTGTGTCATCGAGCGGATGCGCGTTTGATCTGGAAAATGACACCCCTTTTGAGTGGCTAACCCCCGGACCGCTTGCCAAAGACTTGGCCAAAGACCCCAGCACACACCGGATTCGCCCCGTTTCGCTAGCTATCCGAGGACTTGCCACCCGAACGGGGTGCGCCGACCGTCGCGCCCGCCTTGACTCCGTTGTCCTTGCCCGCGGCGGGGGCCTCGA contains these protein-coding regions:
- a CDS encoding LLM class flavin-dependent oxidoreductase, which translates into the protein MRVGSFVLAAQFPGQGEGEALHRAVRSAEVAEEAGLDTVWLAEHHFVPYGTCPSAVTLAALLLGRTRRIRVGTAVSVLPTVHPVALGEQAALLHHTSGGRFTLGVGRGGPWVDLEVFGAGLEAYEKGFPESLDLLVRWLRESSVAADGERFRFREVPVVPRPSEALTEAAGPELVVACTSPSSVRLAAERGLSMLLGMHVGDEEKAEMVALWRQHARACGRSPEEIRGASHVSAGVCQVADRRVDAAETLMKAMPGWLKQGLEAHVTVDGRTRRMRDPLAYTELLCGLHAVGTPRLCADRLAATSERTGISRFALLVEGSGDLAATEENVRRLGAEVLPQLV
- a CDS encoding ATP/GTP-binding protein, which gives rise to MSPRRNRPKGAASSGRSVEDDRPGRYGGWQSSENWQGENWSVRQVAGASAQGKSYRCPGCDQMIPDGVPHVVAWAEHTGVDDRRHWHKACWNARDRRTPGVQRSRNAPKF
- a CDS encoding SCO5389 family protein, which translates into the protein MSLDVSPALLEQAERGEVDEAEFVDCVRTSLPYAWEMISSLVAQLKVDGGAFADNQTPPPDEQARGQLLRALASDAIRGALQRHFGVRLAFQNCHRVAVFPLDSSVDEKLDRFTSVRSQVLNQSPEFRDC
- a CDS encoding cellulose-binding protein yields the protein MSDTSPYGFELVRRGYDRAQVDERISKLVSDRDSALARITALEKRIEELHLETQNAQAQITDAEPSYAGLGARVEKILRLAEEEAKDLREEARRAAEQHRELAESAAQQVRNDAESYSAERKAKAEDEGLRIVEKAKSDAAQLRSEAQKDAQSKREEADALFEETRAKAAQAAADFETNLAKRREQSERDLASRQAKAEKRLAEIEHRAEQLRLEAEKLRTDAERRARQTVETAQRQAEDIVADANAKADRIRSESERELAALTNRRDSINAQLTNVREMLATLTGAAVAAAGTPAEDEPISRGVPAQQSR
- a CDS encoding ABC transporter permease subunit gives rise to the protein MSSPQSQMPQAAPAWQAAPGSAPYAGSPGYTSPIPVVRTHLGNAIASEWTKIRSVRSTMWTLGVFVLLVVGIGLLTGVVVANSDPALDGESPLGLGFFGLLLGSMCIITLGVLTTASEYGTGMIRTTMVACPSRGRVLAAKAIVFFLVAFVVTLVACSLVAFLHVAMLEGDGAKSPSGGDWLKGTVGISLYIALLGLFSLLVGSIIRHSAGAITIMIGAVLAPLVIALFMFSESLQGVRDALFEYSIPSQLSVFYANSLNSASQSGPSGWDPLWIILGATAVAFAGAFALLEKRDV
- a CDS encoding ABC transporter permease, giving the protein MATTQVVRSEWTKIRSVASTVWTLSLVVVVTVALGMLISALSKNEFDSMNAQDRAEFDPTFISFAGMSLGQLAMIVFGVLVVSNEYSTGMIRSSLAAVPQRGAFLFSKIAVAGGLALLVGLVTSFAAFFLGQAMLGSHRAEIGDPGVLRAVFGGGLYMALIAMFSMGVAAMLRSPMLSLGILMPFFFLISNILGNVDATKKVGRFLPDQAGSKIMQVVTPIDDDTPYGPWGGLGIMGLWVLAALVGGYVLLKKRDA
- a CDS encoding ATP-binding protein — protein: MDPDNQGPEEYGHDGDGPAPRQRPPRESLTPDFAQHAPALARTVQLVSGDFLLTVNPVDGSEIEACPPAERPARPVKLTAAERAEAERAARPPVPPGPALPVLPLLARQDERERLVRLLARGRSTRLTGAAGSGRTRLLDLVAEDCSDLAPDGVVRLNGFGRTAGDLLYDLFHAVYSAPLHRPDRDELLTYVREIGAVVVLDDLEFGGAALDELLAATPECAFLLGATPDVPAPSAGAGVEEVPLGGLERAAGLDLLEHAVGRTLTEDESNWAGDLWFESEGLPLRFVQAGALLRQRDRLRAGTSAVDEFGVFEDVPPADPADAYDLGDDVPLPALGEAAAPAPLLASRLSASARATLRFAVALGGEVPHQAHLPALVGDTHADAALGELAACGLVSPVGSRYRLAAGVPAQLEAAGYADEAEAGARSAAQHYSWWAGHPSVTPERVCAEADAVLAALALLGPATRPPAEDEESAAVHLARTAAPAFAAGLHWSAWERALRSGAEAARLAGDVGEEAYFHHELGVLALCGGQLDRARAELEASIGLRGALADKRGTVAGRRALALVADRSGTPIGLGPTAGEEVPDARDEESASPPGGVPAAFPTLQKPPSPTLVTHRSSPAPSRKARGGLKGLARRNLVAAGAGALLVAVLGTVVTLGATSDKDQNPPSDQVGVNPSASQGINDGSLGADPAANDGDGDNGEPAPRTTDPGPDGTLGTSDDPTPTASPSGSQDPSGSASPSKPPTSSKPPTSKPPTTSKPPTSKPPTTSKPPTSEPPTSEPPTSQPPTSEPPTTSPSTSDSASGPAPSAPTSTTASASQSSPATPSGSETVI
- the nucS gene encoding endonuclease NucS encodes the protein MRLVIARCSVDYAGRLTAHLPSAPRLILVKADGSVSIHADDRAYKPLNWMSPPCTLKEGTGEEEGVWTVVNKAGEKLIITMEEVLHDSSHELGVDPGLIKDGVEAHLQELLADRIETLGDGYTLIRREYPTAIGPVDILCRDADGKTVAVEIKRRGEIDGVEQLTRYLELLNRDPHLAPVRGVFAAQEIKPQARVLATDRGIGCQVLDYDALRGIEDDKLRLF
- a CDS encoding ABC transporter ATP-binding protein — translated: MIEAVGLTKRYGDKTAVYNLSFQVRPGAVTGFLGPNGSGKSTTMRMILGLDNPTAGQVTIGGYPYRRLPNAARQVGALLDAKAVHGGRSARNHLLSLAQLSGIPARRVDEVLGVVGLQDVAKKRSKGFSLGMGQRLGIAAALLGDPQVLLFDEPVNGLDPEGILWVRNLMKALAAEGRTVFVSSHLMSEMALTADHLIVIGRGQLLADMSVTDFISANSADFARVRTPDTEPQQREKLSAALTESGGHVLPEQDGALRVTGLPLPRISDIAHDHDVRLWELSPHQASLEEAYMRMTQGAVDYRSTIDQKAGLQQPLPPGAQPPMPVPGQGQPGWYAPPPPQQGGQPFPASPAGAPGQAPAGPYGAPGAPSVAPNSPGAGTPNPYAQPAPEAPQDTPQPAPQAPAAPAAQPAASAPAQPAPAPPAPAAAPTSDLTKPEDAR
- a CDS encoding ABC transporter ATP-binding protein translates to MIELEGLTKRYGEKVAVNNLSFTVRPGIVTGFLGPNGAGKSTTMRMILGLDHPTAGDVRIDGKHYQQLKDPLTYIGALLEAKAWHGGRTAYNHLLCLAQSNGIPSGRVRDVLETVGLTAVAKKKTKGFSMGMGQRLGIAAALLGDPRILMFDEPVNGLDPEGIHWIRTLMKSLASQGRTVFVSSHLMSEMALTAEHLVVIGQGRLLADTSMADFIARNSRSYVRVRSPQRERLLDVLHQAGVVAVESGDGVLEVDGGKAEQIGELAAQHRITLHELSPQQASLEEAFMQLTAESVEYHAHSGTGATGSEPARQQWGDGWKRG